One part of the Mariniflexile litorale genome encodes these proteins:
- a CDS encoding DNA-directed RNA polymerase subunit omega — protein MDLKKTNAPVNTITYDRNQIDEPTENIYESISIIARRAEQINTEIKKELIDKLEEFATYNDSLEEIFENKEQIEVSKFYEKLPKPHALAVQEWLTDKIYFRNTEEDNQE, from the coding sequence ATGGATTTAAAGAAAACCAATGCACCTGTTAACACCATCACGTACGACAGAAATCAAATTGACGAACCAACAGAAAATATTTACGAGTCAATTTCAATCATCGCAAGACGTGCTGAACAGATTAACACAGAGATTAAAAAAGAACTTATCGATAAGTTAGAAGAATTTGCTACTTATAACGACAGTTTAGAAGAGATCTTTGAAAATAAAGAGCAAATTGAGGTTTCTAAATTTTACGAAAAATTGCCAAAACCACATGCTTTAGCTGTTCAAGAATGGTTAACAGATAAAATATATTTTAGAAATACAGAGGAAGATAATCAGGAGTAA
- a CDS encoding outer membrane protein assembly factor BamD encodes MKRFLYILITITFLSSCSEYQKALKNEDIATKFKLGEDLYNEGKFAKANKLFAQIVPNYRGKPQAEKLMYLYSNSFYKMKDYYTAGYQFERFASSYPKSEKLEEASFLGAKSYYMLSPAYTKDQKETKAAIEKLQDFINMFPESEYLSEANKLVHELDFKLEKKAFSIAKQYNTISDYPASVKSFDNFMFDFPGSTLREEALFLRFDSAYKLAVNSVEYKKTLTGIVPLKKTRLEQAKEYHDSFKKAYANSKHTEEVDKMALELNEQLQKYSTKS; translated from the coding sequence ATGAAGAGATTTCTTTACATATTAATAACTATCACATTTTTAAGCTCTTGTAGCGAATATCAAAAGGCATTAAAAAACGAAGATATTGCTACCAAGTTTAAATTGGGAGAAGATTTATACAACGAAGGCAAATTTGCCAAAGCCAATAAACTGTTTGCTCAAATAGTACCTAATTATAGAGGGAAACCACAAGCTGAAAAGTTGATGTATTTATATTCTAATTCATTTTATAAAATGAAAGATTATTATACAGCAGGTTATCAGTTTGAACGTTTTGCATCCAGTTACCCTAAAAGTGAAAAATTAGAAGAAGCCTCTTTTTTAGGAGCAAAGAGTTACTATATGTTGTCGCCAGCTTATACTAAAGACCAAAAAGAAACTAAAGCTGCTATAGAGAAACTTCAAGATTTCATAAATATGTTCCCTGAGTCTGAATATCTTTCTGAAGCTAATAAATTAGTCCATGAGTTAGATTTTAAATTAGAAAAGAAAGCATTTAGTATCGCTAAACAATACAATACAATCTCTGATTACCCAGCGTCTGTGAAGTCGTTTGATAATTTTATGTTCGATTTTCCTGGTTCTACATTGCGTGAAGAAGCTTTGTTTTTAAGATTTGATTCTGCTTATAAATTAGCGGTTAATAGTGTGGAATACAAAAAGACACTAACCGGTATTGTTCCTTTAAAGAAAACCCGTTTGGAACAAGCCAAAGAATATCATGATTCATTTAAAAAAGCATATGCTAATTCTAAGCATACAGAAGAAGTTGACAAAATGGCTTTAGAATTAAATGAACAATTACAAAAATATAGCACTAAAAGTTAA
- the dapA gene encoding 4-hydroxy-tetrahydrodipicolinate synthase, which yields MNSKFLGTGVALVTPFKSDLTVDHDALVNIVNFNIENGVEYLVVCGTTAESATITAQEKKDVIVTISKANKGRVPLVLGIGGNNTAQVIEEVKTTDLTNFDAILSVSPYYSKPTQEGIYQHFKAISEASPVDIILYNVPGRTSKNMEVETTLRLANDFKNVIAIKEAGNNVSQYFQLIKNKPKDFLIISGDDDLALGIVLAGGAGVISVIGQGFPKEFSEMIRLGLKGNAKEAYKLHYKLMDVIGYIFEENNPAGIKAVFETLELCKDSVRLPLVPASNELKKKIKSFVNHF from the coding sequence ATGAATAGTAAGTTTCTAGGAACTGGAGTTGCTTTAGTTACACCTTTTAAATCAGATTTAACAGTAGATCATGATGCCTTAGTAAATATTGTGAATTTCAATATAGAAAATGGGGTAGAATATCTTGTTGTGTGTGGTACTACTGCTGAAAGCGCAACCATAACAGCACAAGAAAAGAAAGATGTTATAGTAACCATTTCTAAAGCTAATAAGGGACGTGTTCCTTTGGTTTTAGGTATTGGAGGAAATAATACAGCTCAAGTTATAGAAGAAGTGAAAACTACTGATTTAACTAATTTTGATGCGATACTATCGGTTTCTCCATATTACAGTAAACCAACTCAAGAGGGTATTTATCAGCATTTCAAAGCTATTTCAGAAGCATCACCTGTTGATATTATTTTATACAATGTTCCAGGTCGTACTTCAAAAAATATGGAAGTTGAAACTACTTTAAGGCTAGCTAACGATTTCAAAAATGTGATTGCTATTAAAGAGGCGGGAAACAATGTTTCGCAATATTTTCAGTTAATTAAAAACAAACCCAAAGACTTTTTAATTATTTCGGGTGATGACGATTTGGCTTTGGGTATTGTGCTAGCAGGAGGAGCAGGCGTTATTTCGGTAATAGGTCAAGGATTTCCCAAAGAATTTTCAGAAATGATTCGTTTAGGCTTAAAAGGAAATGCTAAAGAAGCTTATAAACTTCATTATAAATTAATGGATGTAATTGGTTATATTTTTGAAGAAAACAATCCAGCAGGTATTAAAGCTGTTTTTGAAACTCTAGAGTTATGTAAAGACAGTGTTAGATTGCCATTGGTGCCAGCTTCAAATGAATTAAAAAAGAAAATTAAATCATTTGTAAATCACTTTTAA
- a CDS encoding 5'-nucleotidase translates to MTKIEGKQIQITDSLAIDPNVEAFIKPYRAHIEKDLDSVLAYAVSKYTKSDGEFNTAIGNFMADAIFDEANPIFKNRTGNNIDMVILNHGGIRSIINKGNITTRTAFELMPFENSIVVVAMKGTQIDNLVSYLSKAHKAHPISKLKMTIDKKFNVVEASINDEKIQLNKTYYVATNDYLYNGGDNMTFFKPNNGLYVLDYKIRNALIDHFKKVDTINPVRDERFIQLK, encoded by the coding sequence TTGACTAAAATTGAAGGTAAACAAATTCAAATTACAGATTCATTAGCAATTGACCCCAATGTTGAAGCCTTCATAAAACCTTATAGAGCACACATTGAAAAAGATTTAGACAGCGTGTTGGCATATGCTGTTAGTAAATACACAAAATCTGATGGAGAGTTTAATACAGCCATTGGTAATTTTATGGCAGATGCTATTTTTGATGAAGCCAACCCCATTTTTAAAAATAGAACCGGTAATAATATAGATATGGTCATTTTAAATCATGGCGGTATTCGTTCTATTATTAATAAAGGAAACATAACTACCCGAACCGCTTTCGAATTAATGCCTTTTGAAAATAGTATCGTTGTTGTTGCTATGAAAGGCACACAAATAGACAACTTGGTTTCCTATTTAAGTAAAGCACATAAAGCACACCCTATTTCTAAACTTAAAATGACTATTGACAAAAAATTTAATGTTGTTGAAGCATCTATTAATGATGAAAAAATTCAATTGAATAAAACCTATTATGTGGCCACCAACGATTATTTATATAATGGTGGTGATAATATGACTTTTTTTAAACCAAACAATGGTCTTTATGTTTTAGATTATAAGATACGAAATGCCCTAATAGATCATTTTAAAAAAGTAGATACTATAAACCCTGTAAGAGATGAGAGGTTTATACAATTAAAATAA
- a CDS encoding metallophosphatase yields the protein MKRRDFIQQTSATAALVTIGSLGLQSFTTSSKISKITILHTNDVHSHIDPFGPEDGRNANKGGIARRARLIESIRNENPNTLLLDAGDIFQGTPYFNYYGGELEFKLMSKLKYDAATVGNHDFDNGIDGLYTQLPHAQFQFISSNYDFSNTVMHTHVNPYNIFKKDGIKIGVFGLGIELDGLVDPSMYKETKYLDPVEITQDMTRILKTVEKCDLVICLSHLGYDYKTNPDKMSDLKLAGLTKDIDLIIGGHTHTFLPKPSIVKNKEGKNMLVNQVGCYGINLGRIDFYFDANKNLSVNGTAIVV from the coding sequence ATGAAACGTAGAGATTTTATTCAGCAAACATCGGCAACAGCTGCTTTGGTAACCATTGGCAGTTTGGGGCTTCAATCGTTTACAACCAGCTCAAAGATATCTAAAATCACTATTTTACACACAAATGATGTGCATAGCCACATCGATCCTTTTGGCCCCGAAGATGGGAGAAATGCGAACAAAGGTGGTATTGCTAGGAGAGCGCGTTTAATTGAATCTATTAGAAACGAAAACCCCAACACACTTTTATTAGATGCTGGTGATATTTTTCAGGGTACCCCCTATTTTAATTATTATGGCGGTGAATTGGAATTTAAACTGATGAGCAAATTAAAATATGATGCAGCCACAGTAGGTAACCACGATTTTGACAATGGAATTGATGGTTTATATACCCAATTACCACATGCTCAGTTTCAATTTATTTCTTCAAATTATGATTTTTCGAATACCGTAATGCATACGCATGTAAATCCATATAATATCTTTAAAAAAGATGGGATTAAAATTGGCGTTTTTGGATTAGGTATTGAACTAGATGGTTTGGTTGACCCCTCCATGTACAAAGAAACAAAGTATTTAGATCCTGTTGAGATAACTCAAGATATGACACGCATTCTAAAGACAGTTGAAAAATGTGATTTGGTAATATGCTTATCACATTTAGGTTATGATTATAAAACAAATCCCGATAAAATGAGCGATTTAAAACTAGCTGGTTTAACTAAAGATATCGATTTAATTATTGGTGGACATACACACACTTTTTTACCCAAGCCAAGTATTGTAAAAAATAAGGAAGGCAAAAACATGTTAGTAAACCAAGTTGGATGCTATGGCATTAATCTTGGTAGAATAGATTTTTATTTTGATGCAAATAAAAATCTATCTGTAAACGGCACAGCTATTGTTGTTTAA